Genomic DNA from uncultured Methanospirillum sp.:
TACACAGGAGATCCGTTCAGGATCTACGAGGAGGTTCGCCAGCTCAACCCGTCTCCCTACCTCTACTTCCTTGAGTTCGGGGATGAGACCGTCATCGGTTCAAGCCCTGAGATGCTGGTCAAGGCAGATGGTGAGGATATCTTTACCGTGCCGATTGCAGGAACACGCCCACGTGGAAAGGATGCAGCAGAGGACGCACGGCTTGCCGAAGAGATGCTTTCCGATGAGAAGGAGAAGGCAGAACACCTGATGCTGGTTGATCTTGCCAGGAATGATATCGGAAAGGTGGCAGCCTTTGGATCAGTGAGGGTCAGCTCGTTCATGGAGGTGGAAAAGTTCTCCCATGTTCAGCACCTGACCTCCCAGGTGACAGGAAAACTTGCCGGGGGAGCAGACAGGTTTGATGCACTTGGTTCCTGTTTTCCTGCCGGCACCGTATCAGGTGCACCGAAACTACGGGCTATGCAGATCATTGCCAGGCTCGAACCACACCCACGGGGCCTGTATGCAGGAGCAGTTGGATACATCGGGTTTGATGACCGACTTGAGTTTGCGATCGCGATACGGACAACCGTTGTAAAGGACGGTATAGCCAGTTTTCAGACAGGGGCAGGAATCGTTGCAGATTCGGACCCAACCCGGGAGTACGAAGAGACGAGACAGAAAGCAGGAGCTATGCTTGCGGCACTCTCACGGGCAGGCGCTGTAGCAGGAGCAGGAGAGCGGAAGACAGCAGGAGGTCTGGCATGAACGTTACAATCGTGGACTGCTTTGATAGTTTCACGTACAACCTTCACCAGCTCGTGGGAACGCTCGGGGCTGACCCGATAGCGATCACCTGCGACCGGGATATCAGTTCGATAGAGAAGACAGCCCCGGATCGGATCATCCTTTCTCCGGGACCAGGAACCCCTGAAGAGTCAGGGGTATGCCGTACGGTTATCGAACGGTATGCAGGTGTTGTTCCAATCCTTGGCGTCTGCCTCGGGCACCAGACGATCATCCACACCTTCGGAGGAGAGATCGTCAGGCTTACAGAACCGGTACACGGCAAGACCAGCAGAATCTCACACACCGGGACCGGGCTCTTTCAGGGAGTATCACAGGCATTCACCGCAACCAGGTATCACTCCCTGACCGCTGACCGGGCGAGCCTTCCACAAGAGTTCAGGATCACCGCAACATCTGAAGGAGACGACTGTATCATGGCTGTCTCACACGAACGGTTCCCGCTTCATGGTGTTCAGTTCCATCCGGAGAGCATCATGACCCCGGCAGGACGCCAGATCATGGAGAACTTTCTGAAGACCGGAGGTATCTGATGATTCACCAGGCGATCGAACGGGTGATTGCACGTGAGAATCTCCTTCCCGAAGAGGCTACCGCTGTGATGGATCAGATCGCAACGGGAAATGCAACCGGGGTTCAGATCGGATCATTTCTCACAGCACTCAGAATGAAAGGAGTTACTGCATCAGAGATCGCCTCGTTCGCACGGGTGATGCAGGACTGCGCTATTCCAGTCACACCTCATGTGTCAGGGACGATGGTCGATACCTGCGGAACCGGCGGAGACTCAGGTACCGGAGGGACGTTTAATATCAGCACCGCTGCCGGGATCGTGGCTGCTGCAGCAGGTGTCCTTATCGTAAAGCATGGGAACCGGAGTGTCTCAAGCAGGTGTGGATCAGCAGACGTGCTAGAGGCGCTCGGAGTCACTATCGAACAGACACCCGAATCGGCTGCGAGGACTGTAGAAGAGGCAGGGATCGGATTCTTCTTTGCCCCGCAGTATCACCCTGCGATGCGTCACGTAGCACCGGTGCGAAGAGAACTCGGGATCTACACAGTCTTTAATATCCTTGGCCCGCTCCTTAACCCGGCAAAGGCTCAGGCACGTCTCATCGGGGTGTATGATCCTTCACTGGTCATGATCATCGCTGATGCACTACGGGAACTAGGTGTTCAGCGGGCGATGGTTGTGCATGGCGAAGGGCTTGACGAGATCACGATCACCGGCTCAACACTCGTGGGTGAACTGCTTGACGGGAGACTGAGCGTCAGGACCATCACCCCTGAAGAGTTCGGCATAAACCGGGCTGATATCAGGATGATCAGGGGAGGAGAACCTGCAGAGAATGCCGCAATCATCAGATCTGTCTTTGCCGGAACACCAGGGCCGGCACTTGATATCGTAGCCCTGAATGCCGGTGCTGCAATCTTTGTCGGCGGAAGAGCATCAGACCTTGGCGAAGGGGTGAGACTGGCATACACTGCCATCAGATCAGGAGCAGCCGCACAGAAACTTGATGACCTCATCAGACTGTCAGGGAGGACATCATGATCCTGGATCAGATCGTTCAGGCTTCAGTCAACAGGGCCGAGGCACTCTCATCAGGATGTGACAGTGTTGATTTCAAAGGTATACAGCCGAAAAGTCAGCAGACCATCAGCCTCCTGAAGGCGATCACCGGAGCAACAGGCCGTAATGCGGTTATTGCCGAGATGAAACCGGCAAGTCCGTCAAGGGGACATATCAGGGCAATAACAGACCCGGTTTCTGTCTCCCGGGATCTCATCGGGGGTGGATGTTGCGCCCTCTCGGTGATCACTGAGCCTGCGTTCTTTCATGGAACGATCAACACAATCCCTGCGATCCGAGAGCAGACCAGCGTTCCGATCCTCCGAAAAGACTTCATCGTTGACTTAAGGCAGATAGAAGAGACACGGATTGCAGGTGCAGACGCAGTTCTCCTGATCACGGCAGTGCTTGAAGACCGGCTCGGTGAGTTTGTGGATTCTGTCAAAAAGGCAGGTCTTGAACCTCTCGTGGAAGTCCATGACAGACAGGAGGTCAGGACTGCACTTGATACAGATGCAGATCTCATCGGAATAAACAACAGGAACCTGAAGACCCTGAAGACTGATCTCTCCACCACGATGCGGCTTGCACCCATGATACGAAGGGCAGACAGGACAGTTATCGCAGAGAGCGGAGTCACATGGCCATGTGATGTCCGGACCCTCCGGCCATATGCAAACGGATACCTGATCGGGTCTAGTATTATGGCAGCAGAAAATCCACGGAGAAGACTGGAGGGATTCGTATACGCGTAAAAATATGTGGGATCACAAGGCCCGAGGATGCACGCACCGCTGATTACGCGGGTGCAGATGCAATAGGTGTTGTCCTCTTCTCAGACTCACCCCGCTCAGTAGAACCGAGGAGGGCTGTAGAAATATTCAGGGCAGCCGGACCGTATATGGGCAGGGTCTGTGTCTCACACACTAGTTCACGTTCAGAACTGGAAGAGATCCTGCAGCTCTGCCCGACTGCAGTCCAGATATCCAGCCATCACACCATCCCTCCAGACTGCAATGTCCAGGTCATCAGGGTGGTTGAACCCGGGATGGAACTTCCAGGACCGGAAGATACCGATGCCCTCATCGTTGACGCAAGCCAGGGAAAAGGAAGAGCGTTCAATCCTGACTTTTTCAGGAGCGTTATAAATAATACGGGGCTGCCGGTCATCCTTGCAGGCGGTCTCAGGCCGGATACCGTCGCAGAGGCAGTGCGGTCACTCTGTCCCTATGCCGTCGATGTGGCTTCAGGGGTTGAGACGTCCCCCGGAGTCAAGGATCCCGAAAAAATAAGATCATTTGTGCGGAATGCACGGTTACAATCATGAAACTACAAACACGATTCGGTGAATACGGGGGATGTTATGTCCCCGAAACCCTCATCGCAGCACTTGAAGAACTTGAAGATGCATATATGCACATCCTTCCCACCAGCGGGTTCCAGAACGAACTCAAGGAATTTTTGACAGAGTTTGCAGGACGGGAGACCCCGCTCACCTTCTGCAAAAATATGTCTGCAGATCTTGGATGTAGGGTGTATCTCAAACGTGAAGACCTGCTTCATTCAGGGGCCCACAAACTGAACAATGCGATGGGTCAGGCACTTCTGGCAAAGTTCATGGGCAAAAAGCGTCTCATTGCCGAGACCGGAGCAGGCCAGCACGGTGTAGCAACCGCAATAGCCGGGGCTGCACTCGGTATGAGTGTTGATGTGTACATGGGCGATGTGGACATGAAACGGCAGGCCCTGAACGTCGCACGGATGAACATGATGGGTGCACGGGTTATTCCGGTGTTATCAGGAACACAGACACTCAAGGATGCTATCAACGAAGCGATGCGTGACTGGGCAGCAACAGTCGGAGATACCCATTACCTGATCGGGACCGTGGTGGGACCACACCCATTCCCCCTGCTGGTCAGGGATCTCCAGTCAGTCATCGGCACGGAAACCAGAAAGCAGATCCTTGAGAAGGAGGGGCGGCTGCCGACGATCGTCATCGCGTGCATCGGCGGCGGTTCAAATGCTATCGGAATGTTCCATCCATTTGTATCTGACAAGGTCACCCTGATCGGTGTCGAGGCAGGAGGCGAGGGGCTTGACGGAAAGCATGGAGCAACCCTCTGCGGAGGTTCTCCGGGAGTACTGCACGGCAATTTTTCCTACATCCTGCAGGATACGTACGGGCAGATCCAGGAGTCTCACTCGGTATCGGCCGGGCTGGACTACCCCGGAGTCGGGCCCGAACACTCGATGCACAAGGACTCAGGACGGGTCAAATACACGGCAGTCACCGATGATGAGGCACTCGATGCATTTCTCTATCTCTCACGGACAGAGGGAATCATCCCTGCACTTGAGTCATCGCATGCAGTAGCCTATGCCAGAAAGATTGGCCCGACACTCAAGAAGGATGACATTCTGGTGATTAACCTCTCGGGTCGCGGTGACAAGGATGTCGCCCAGGTGATAGATCTGCTACAGCAGAAGGGGGTCGCATTATGAGAAACGGAAAAGAGCAGATTGAGGCGGTATTTGCAGCAAAGAAGAGACCACTCCTGGTTGCATTCACGGTTGCCGGCGATCCTGACTATGGAACCAGCCTTCAAATCATCAGGGAGATGTCAGCAGTTGGTGCAGACATCATCGAACTTGGACTTCCATTTTCAGACCCGGTCGCTGACGGGCCGGTGATCCAGCGGGCAGACCTCAGGGCAATGGGTGCAGATATGAACACAGACCGGCTCTTTGACCTGGTTAAAGAGTTCAGAACTGAAAGCAATGTCCCGATTGTGATCCTGACCTATGCAAACCTGATCATGCGGAGAGGAATCTCCACATTCTACGAAGATGCTGCAGCAGCAGGCATAGATGGTGTTGTGATCGCAGATGTTCCGTTTGAAGAGTCAGAACCGTTTACAAAAGCAGCAGGAGAGACAGGAATCGCGCAGATCATGATGGTCAGCCCGACAACATCTGACGAGCGACTGGAAGAAATACTCGCCAGGGCCGCCGGGTTCATCTATCTTGTCGCCGTGATGGGCGTAACCGGTGCAAGAACAGGAGTTGAACAGCCTGCGGTGGACCTGCTTGCCCGGGTACAGAAGAGGACCTCGGTTCCTGTTGCACCGGGATTTGGGATCTCTACTCCAAGCCAGGTGAAAGAGTGGGCAGACCACGGGGCAGATGCTGTCATCGTGGGTTCAGCGATCGTGAAGAGGATCGAGGAGCATATCGGAGACCCTGAAGCTGCCATTGCTGCCGTCGGGGAGTACATCAGAACACTGAAAAATTAGGATGATTACTCAACTGCAGGTACAGGTGCAGGAAGACAGACAAAAAACCTCGCACCTTTCCCTTTTCCTTCACTCTCCACCCGGACTGTTCCTCTGTATAACCTGACCAGTCTGCGGACAATGGCAAGACCAAGCCCTGATGAACTCCGGTCATGACGGGAGGAGTCAGCCATATAAAACTCCTCAAAGACATGATCCTTCTCTTCTGCAGTCAGCCCGATTCCATTATCTCCCACCTGGATGCAGGCCATCTCTCCTTCAGTATAGGATCTAATCCAGACAGACCCACCTTTTGATGTATACTTTGTAGCATTGCCGATGAGATTATCAAATACAGTACCTGCATCTGAATGGGAGAAAAGGAGTGAGAGATCAT
This window encodes:
- a CDS encoding aminodeoxychorismate/anthranilate synthase component II — protein: MNVTIVDCFDSFTYNLHQLVGTLGADPIAITCDRDISSIEKTAPDRIILSPGPGTPEESGVCRTVIERYAGVVPILGVCLGHQTIIHTFGGEIVRLTEPVHGKTSRISHTGTGLFQGVSQAFTATRYHSLTADRASLPQEFRITATSEGDDCIMAVSHERFPLHGVQFHPESIMTPAGRQIMENFLKTGGI
- the trpD gene encoding anthranilate phosphoribosyltransferase; amino-acid sequence: MIHQAIERVIARENLLPEEATAVMDQIATGNATGVQIGSFLTALRMKGVTASEIASFARVMQDCAIPVTPHVSGTMVDTCGTGGDSGTGGTFNISTAAGIVAAAAGVLIVKHGNRSVSSRCGSADVLEALGVTIEQTPESAARTVEEAGIGFFFAPQYHPAMRHVAPVRRELGIYTVFNILGPLLNPAKAQARLIGVYDPSLVMIIADALRELGVQRAMVVHGEGLDEITITGSTLVGELLDGRLSVRTITPEEFGINRADIRMIRGGEPAENAAIIRSVFAGTPGPALDIVALNAGAAIFVGGRASDLGEGVRLAYTAIRSGAAAQKLDDLIRLSGRTS
- a CDS encoding indole-3-glycerol-phosphate synthase translates to MILDQIVQASVNRAEALSSGCDSVDFKGIQPKSQQTISLLKAITGATGRNAVIAEMKPASPSRGHIRAITDPVSVSRDLIGGGCCALSVITEPAFFHGTINTIPAIREQTSVPILRKDFIVDLRQIEETRIAGADAVLLITAVLEDRLGEFVDSVKKAGLEPLVEVHDRQEVRTALDTDADLIGINNRNLKTLKTDLSTTMRLAPMIRRADRTVIAESGVTWPCDVRTLRPYANGYLIGSSIMAAENPRRRLEGFVYA
- a CDS encoding phosphoribosylanthranilate isomerase; this translates as MTRPEDARTADYAGADAIGVVLFSDSPRSVEPRRAVEIFRAAGPYMGRVCVSHTSSRSELEEILQLCPTAVQISSHHTIPPDCNVQVIRVVEPGMELPGPEDTDALIVDASQGKGRAFNPDFFRSVINNTGLPVILAGGLRPDTVAEAVRSLCPYAVDVASGVETSPGVKDPEKIRSFVRNARLQS
- the trpB gene encoding tryptophan synthase subunit beta; protein product: MKLQTRFGEYGGCYVPETLIAALEELEDAYMHILPTSGFQNELKEFLTEFAGRETPLTFCKNMSADLGCRVYLKREDLLHSGAHKLNNAMGQALLAKFMGKKRLIAETGAGQHGVATAIAGAALGMSVDVYMGDVDMKRQALNVARMNMMGARVIPVLSGTQTLKDAINEAMRDWAATVGDTHYLIGTVVGPHPFPLLVRDLQSVIGTETRKQILEKEGRLPTIVIACIGGGSNAIGMFHPFVSDKVTLIGVEAGGEGLDGKHGATLCGGSPGVLHGNFSYILQDTYGQIQESHSVSAGLDYPGVGPEHSMHKDSGRVKYTAVTDDEALDAFLYLSRTEGIIPALESSHAVAYARKIGPTLKKDDILVINLSGRGDKDVAQVIDLLQQKGVAL
- the trpA gene encoding tryptophan synthase subunit alpha — translated: MRNGKEQIEAVFAAKKRPLLVAFTVAGDPDYGTSLQIIREMSAVGADIIELGLPFSDPVADGPVIQRADLRAMGADMNTDRLFDLVKEFRTESNVPIVILTYANLIMRRGISTFYEDAAAAGIDGVVIADVPFEESEPFTKAAGETGIAQIMMVSPTTSDERLEEILARAAGFIYLVAVMGVTGARTGVEQPAVDLLARVQKRTSVPVAPGFGISTPSQVKEWADHGADAVIVGSAIVKRIEEHIGDPEAAIAAVGEYIRTLKN